The nucleotide window GGCAGCGCTCGAAGCACTCGGACAGATGGGTGCTGCGGATCGAGACACAGCCGAGCGTGTCGTCGAGGATCTGCAGACCGGCCTTCGCGATACCGATTCGGACGTTCGGCCGTCGGCAGCGAACGCACTGGCAGCCATCGGCGTTTCCCAGCCAGTGCTCACCGCCACGGCCGTCGAAGCGCTCGAGTCCCGATTCGAATGTGACGAGGAGTATCTCTTCGTCCGATCGTCGATCGCCGAGGGATTGCAGGCGCTCAACACCGCCCACTCCGATGCTGTCACAGTGAGCGACACCGAACTGCAGCGAGTCGCCGACGCTGACGTGAACTTGGTGGTGGAGGAGAGTCAGTAGGCAGTCCACTGGTGTCAGGACACGACTCGAACCAACCAGGTGTCGCTGTGCGCGGGGTCAGCCAGCAATTTCTGCACGACAGTCCCAAGAAGGATCGCGTGTCCGAAGAGCGGATCGTCGTCGCCGTGCCAGAACGTAAACTCACCGTCAGGATGAATGGTGACCGTGTTCACCTTCGTTCTTTCTGCAATCGTTACCACTTCTGAGTAGACTTGGACCCCGAGCTTCTGTCTTCATTGGGCTGGGAACAGAGATTGGCACGTTTGGTGCTGGAGTCAGCCTATCCATCGTTTACCTCACGTATCGGAAAATAGGAGCCGCTTCAATGACCCACTCTTGGTTCAACTGGAAGAGAAAGAACTGATTGAGTCCCGAATCAAACACGGTCGAAGTGACTGTAAATCTGGTCTGTTGTTTGGAGAGGAGCGTGTCGAAGTCTCTTCTTCATATCGTAGATGTGCTTGTCTTCGTAGGTCATCATCCGATAAACGACCGAGTGACGAAGTGAGTGAGGGGTCACGTCGTCTGGGGACCCTCGTCCACCCATGACGTTGTACGGACGGATGTCGTCAGCGAGTTCGCGGGTTTCTGTAGAAAGGCTCCAAACTCGGCACTGTGATGTCATTCAGATTGTCAATGTCGCGTTCATCGTACCAACGCAAAAAATGTCCAAGACGGTATCTGTGAACTTGCCGCCGACAGGGACACCGTAGCGATTACAGGTGAGCCGGCTGCGATGGCGAGCGCGCTCGAAATTGTGATGAGTAGATGAGAGTTCTTGCTGAGGGTCTGACTCGAAATCGAACCTCACTGGTGGAGTGTGTCAGTTCACTGGATCGAGATCGTGACTGGAGAAGAACACCGCCGCGCCGCGGTCGGCTTCCTCGCGGACGATTTCCCGAAGCGTCCTGACACCAGTGGGGTCAAGGCCGGTGGAGGGCTCATCGAAGACGAGGAGATCCGGTGACCCGACCAGAGCCATCCCAAGCGCAAGGCGCTGGCTCATCCCTTTCGGTAGCCGCCTACCGGCTGGTCGGCCGCGTGGGCTACGCCGACCCGTCCGAGGACGGTGTCGGGGTCGTCGTCTGCGTCTTTCAGTTCAATCGCTGTTTCGACATTGTCGTTGACAAGCTTCGGTACATCAACGAGTACACGAACGACCTGAAGTAAATGCGGGGAATGTCGAAAACGGAGTATGTTGACGATATCGTCGTCCAACGGGCGGTTGAGAGAACGTTCATGAATCTCATTCAATCCTGTATTGATCTCGACCAGCATATTCGTGCTTCAGAGAGCCTCTCCAAGTGGGACTGCAAAAAAAAGAGATCGAGTCGCTTGGGAATGCAGGCATACTCTCACCCAACGTTCAAGACCAGATGGAAGAAGCCGTCGGGTTTCGAAATATCCTCGCCCATCGGTACGGTGATGTGAACCACGACGTTGTCTACGCTGTGCTACACAACGACCTCCACTGGTTCGACCAATTTCAGCAGGAAATCGCGCAGTGGTTTCAGCAACGAGACTAACCCTGTCACCGAAACCGTTCACGCGAGCAGAGTGTGCAGGCATGGACGAGACGGGCGAGCAGGACTACCGGCGCATCCCCAGTCACAATCACCGCCGCTGCTTGAGCTCAGGCGAAATCGGTGAGGTTCGTCGCCGTCAGGTTCTCCGTATCCTCTTCCAGTTCGTGGTCAAGGGAACTCCGACTGGGGACCTCAAACTCGACAACCGGAGTGTCCGACGAGACAATGTCGATGATCGTGTGCAGCTCATCCATGATCCCGACCGCACCGTCATGTGTACATCCCGTGATTGTACACCAAGCTCGTGATCGCGTGATCGCCACGAACACTTCGTTTCGCGCCTGCACAAGCTCGCGATACGGGTTTGTGATTGCATTGTTGAGTCCAACGACATACACCGAGGCAGCTTCATTTCCTTTTGCGAGATGAATCGTCGAGATCGTTACCTCACCCGGCCGCGAAAATTCGGTTCTGTCACCTTCCCACGCACAGGTCGCTCCTAAATCATGGGCGCGCAGCAATGACTGAAGCTGCTGACCGCGATCCTTTGCGTCCAGCCCAAGCGGGACGACGAGGATACGCTCCGGAGGTAAGCCCTCCTCACGAACATCAGCCACAACCTGGTCAACGACCCAGTCGAGCTCTGCAGCTGGATCGTCGAACGCTTCGGCCGACACGAATGGCCCGGCTGTATCAAACGTAGAGAGTGGATGTGGTGAGTTTGCTTCAGGCCGCTGAAGACGTGCCTTACTCCCTGTTTTCCGGAAGTCACCATCGACGTCATAGCCGAGATTCTCCCAGCCGTCTTGCCGCGTAATTGCTTGGACAGGACCGCCATCACGGAGGAGTCCCATCCCAAGGACGTGTGCAGTCAACAGAACCTCCAGGGGTGCGCGATAGGATTTCCGCATGATGTGGCTTTTTTGCACCCCGTTTGAATACGACCCGCTCAGGTCAACAACAGGATCGCCGGTGTCGTCAACGCCGAAAATTTCCTTGGGGCTCGGGGCACGCAAACTGTGGAGATTTTGTGCCTCGTCGTAGCCCCAAATGAGCCGGTTGGACGAGTCAAGTGCAGCGAGACACATATTGAAGAAGTGCGGACCGAAGTCTTGTGCCTCATCGACGAGAATCGCATCAAAGAGGTCTGGGATGTCCCCGGTCGCAAGCAGTTCAGCCGCCACCGCTTCCTGGGGATCAGTGTCGGAGCCGAATTCTGCACGAGCATCGGTCACCGAACGGAAGGTAGCGTTTGGAGTTGCCTCTGCGATTCGTTTGTATATGCCCTCGCCAGTTGTGTGGCCACCCCACCCGTGGATGATCTCGATGGACGAATCACTCTCCGCCAGTGATTGTCCGTTCGAGAACCGCCTGTAGAATCGTTCCGTGAGATCGGTAATGTGATCGTAGAGACTCTTCGTTTGGAACGTCAGCGCGATGGTCCAGTCCTTGTGATCGACCGCCATTTTCGCCGCCTTCATGGCAAGGAGGACGGTCTTCCCAGACCCAGCGATCCCTCGAATTTGCTGCGGTCCAGGTGGGATCCGCATGCCGATCTTTTCCTGTTTCAAATCGAACTTCGCAAGCTGACTCGTGACGTGTTCGTAGTAGTCGCGTCGCGTCTCAGGATTTGCGGGCGGCGACATACTGATATCGCTGATTGCCTGTCCGCAGCTGAGGACAGCACGTGCTGTGTCATATTCGGCTGAGGTTAACGGGTCAAACGTGCGGATCGCGTCAAGTTGCTCCCGGAGTGCCACAGGCGTTAACTCATCACCTAACAGCACGCGAGGGGCGCTTGGCCCCGTAAAGCCGCGTGCCTCCCATTCCTCGCGGGTGATATTCGGGAGGACAACAAACGGATTCATCGGGATTGCTACCTGTCCACCGTCCAAGAGCTCTGGTTCGTCCATGAAGAACTTGCGCAGTGCAAAGCCCTGTCGCCGTGCCTGCTCGAGTGGTGTGGATTGAGATTGCGACGTGCCGCGCAGATGCCACGTCTCGCCAGCGATGCGGTCAATTTGATCGATAGGGCACTGTCTAGTTAAGCCAGTTTGAGGAATGAGCAGGTCGTTGAGTTAATTGGGTAGAATGCTCGCAGACCTGCTCAGCAAGTGCTTTGCGACGGATTATGAAGAAACTTGGGAGCGTGAGCGGACGGCGACACCCGTCAGGGTGTTCGCCGTCCAGCTCCACGCGACCGGGTGTTCACTGAGAGAAACAAAACAGATTCTTCGCTATCTCGGCGTTGAACGCTCTCACCAAGCTGTTTGGCAGTGGGTACATCGGCTGGCTGACAGCGGTCACAAGCCGCCTGAGGCGGAGCCGAAGCGGGTTGCGGTTGACGAGACCGCTGTCAAAATCAATGCGAGTGGTCTTGGTTGTACGCCGCAATAGACATTGAGACAAAACTGATTCTCGATGTCGAGTTGTTTGGACGACATGGTACCGATCCGGCGGCTGCGTTTCTCCATCGACTCTCGGAGAAACACGATCTCTCAGATGCTGTGTTTCTCGTTGATGGCTACGGCTATCAGACTGCCCTCTCTCGATTAGGAGTGAGCGGTCGGCTTGACTACGTCGAGCGAAACCTCATCGAAAAGTGGTTTCATACCCTCAAAATGCGAGTCGACCGCTTCCATAATTCGTGGGTGGGCAGTCACGGAAGCGTCCGCGAGTGGTTCATACAATTTGCGCAATATTATAATTTTTATCGACCGCATCAATCGCTCGATGGACGAACGCCAGTTGAGGAGGTCACTAACTAGACAGTGCCTCTTAGACAAGAATGTCAAATATCTGTGGAAACATAAATGGCCGGCATAGATAGTTGCCGACTCGGGGACAACTTCCTGCAATTGTTTGGACGCTCTACGATACTTTTTCGATGATCTGTTACGCCACTACTGACATAAGATGACCGACAGTGGTGGAGACGAACCAGCGGCATCGTCGGCGTACGGGCCGTTGCTTGACGAGAGAAACGGTGCTGAGAGGCTGACCCGTTGTAGTCACAGACGTTCGGGAGTTACAGGCAATCGACGCGGATCTTGCTGCCCACTACGTCCTCGGGAACGACATCGACGCTGGGGATACCACGGTATGGAACGACGGCGACGGATTCGATCCGATCGGGGATTCCGGTTCGAAACAAGATCAGTTTCGTGGCTCGTTTGACGGTCGCGGCCACGAGATCCGTAATTTGACGATCGACAGGCCCAATCGAAACGCCGTCGGTCTGTTCAGTGTCGTCTCGGGCGTACGGATCAAGGCTGTCGATCTTGTCGCCGAGTCGATGGCCGCGGATTGACGTCAGGTAGTCACGACTTTTTGACAATCTTACTGATTTTCACATGAAACTACCCACTGCTCACTTCTTCAGCCATATGTGTTGTGAATACGATTTCTTTATTCACAAGGTAGCTAAATAGTCAATCAGTAAATGGTTTGGTCCCTCCCGGAGACACGCGCCGAGCGAATGCTACAACTCATCGCAGGCGTATTGGTCGTAGTAGCAGTCGCTGATTTTCTGGAGTTGATAGACTTGTTCTCGTACTGGACATACGTATTTTTTATTAGTACAGTATCAATTATTTATGATATCATTGGCACCAGGAAAATGCTCAGAGAGGTGAGTAGTTGAGGCAAAATCCGGATACCACGCGCCCAACCAACCAATCGTTTTGCTGTACTGCTTACTAGCTATGAAGAGACTCACCGAATTCACAACATTGTCACCGGCCAGTGCCGCATCCGTTACGAATCGTTCATGCACGGAGCCGAGGCAGGTCCACCACTGCACCGTCGCCCCGTTCCTCATCGCGAACCGCCGCGT belongs to Halogeometricum borinquense DSM 11551 and includes:
- a CDS encoding DEAD/DEAH box helicase, which translates into the protein MALREQLDAIRTFDPLTSAEYDTARAVLSCGQAISDISMSPPANPETRRDYYEHVTSQLAKFDLKQEKIGMRIPPGPQQIRGIAGSGKTVLLAMKAAKMAVDHKDWTIALTFQTKSLYDHITDLTERFYRRFSNGQSLAESDSSIEIIHGWGGHTTGEGIYKRIAEATPNATFRSVTDARAEFGSDTDPQEAVAAELLATGDIPDLFDAILVDEAQDFGPHFFNMCLAALDSSNRLIWGYDEAQNLHSLRAPSPKEIFGVDDTGDPVVDLSGSYSNGVQKSHIMRKSYRAPLEVLLTAHVLGMGLLRDGGPVQAITRQDGWENLGYDVDGDFRKTGSKARLQRPEANSPHPLSTFDTAGPFVSAEAFDDPAAELDWVVDQVVADVREEGLPPERILVVPLGLDAKDRGQQLQSLLRAHDLGATCAWEGDRTEFSRPGEVTISTIHLAKGNEAASVYVVGLNNAITNPYRELVQARNEVFVAITRSRAWCTITGCTHDGAVGIMDELHTIIDIVSSDTPVVEFEVPSRSSLDHELEEDTENLTATNLTDFA